In one Stenotrophomonas maltophilia genomic region, the following are encoded:
- a CDS encoding NAD(P)H-dependent oxidoreductase has translation MHSLIVVAHPDPASLTHAVAARIAQAIADADESNTTAMADLMAEGFDPRFNGQDQALFRGIAPPPADVAAEHARLDATDTLVLVYPLYWWSFPALLKGWIDRVFTQGWAYAEGADGKVEKRLQRLQVHLVGIGGADAAMIERRGYGAAMNTQIDMGIFDYCGARVLSSTLLLEADTGAAAAHLQTAMEIGRKIGHPTS, from the coding sequence ATGCACAGCCTGATTGTTGTTGCCCATCCCGATCCTGCCTCGCTGACCCACGCGGTAGCCGCTCGCATCGCGCAGGCCATCGCCGATGCCGATGAGAGCAATACCACCGCCATGGCCGATCTGATGGCCGAAGGCTTCGACCCGCGCTTCAACGGGCAGGACCAGGCCCTGTTCCGCGGCATCGCGCCGCCACCGGCCGATGTGGCGGCCGAGCACGCACGGCTGGATGCGACCGACACGCTGGTGCTGGTCTACCCGCTCTACTGGTGGTCGTTCCCGGCGCTGCTGAAGGGCTGGATCGATCGCGTTTTCACCCAGGGCTGGGCCTACGCTGAGGGTGCCGATGGAAAAGTGGAGAAGCGGCTGCAGCGGCTGCAGGTGCATCTGGTCGGCATCGGGGGTGCCGATGCCGCGATGATTGAACGCCGTGGCTATGGCGCGGCCATGAACACGCAGATCGACATGGGCATCTTCGATTACTGCGGCGCGCGCGTGCTGTCCTCCACCCTGCTGCTGGAGGCGGACACCGGGGCGGCCGCGGCGCATCTGCAGACCGCGATGGAGATCGGCCGTAAAATCGGACATCCAACGAGCTGA
- a CDS encoding transporter substrate-binding domain-containing protein — MTLADHRSALTPLGHLRVAINLGNPVLARGDARSPRGPSVELATALAQRMGVQARFTCHDAAASVVAAAADDAWDLAFLAIDPARADRIAFSAPYVEIEGTYLVREDSPARQVADLDRDGLRIAVGRGAAYDLFLSRELRHATIERADTSAAAIDLFDARRLDAAAGVRQPLQAWALQHPGHRVLADRFTAIQQAVAAPAARPAAALRALFDEVEAIKAGPLLEDAFARSGQAVTLVR, encoded by the coding sequence ATGACCCTGGCCGATCACCGAAGTGCACTGACGCCACTGGGCCATCTGCGCGTCGCCATCAATCTGGGGAATCCGGTCCTTGCGAGGGGCGACGCACGATCGCCGCGCGGCCCCTCGGTGGAGCTGGCCACCGCGCTGGCGCAGCGGATGGGCGTGCAGGCGCGATTCACCTGTCACGATGCGGCCGCATCGGTGGTCGCGGCGGCAGCCGACGACGCATGGGACCTGGCCTTTCTCGCCATCGATCCGGCACGAGCCGATCGCATCGCCTTCAGTGCACCGTATGTGGAGATCGAAGGAACCTACCTGGTGCGCGAGGACAGTCCGGCGCGGCAGGTGGCCGATCTGGACCGCGATGGGCTGCGCATCGCCGTTGGCCGGGGTGCCGCCTACGATCTGTTCCTGAGCCGGGAACTGCGGCACGCCACGATCGAGCGTGCCGACACGTCGGCGGCAGCCATCGATCTGTTTGACGCGCGGCGCCTGGATGCCGCCGCTGGCGTGCGCCAGCCACTGCAGGCCTGGGCACTGCAGCATCCGGGACACCGCGTGCTCGCCGACCGCTTCACTGCGATCCAGCAGGCCGTGGCCGCACCTGCGGCGCGCCCCGCTGCCGCCCTGCGGGCCCTGTTCGACGAGGTCGAGGCGATCAAGGCAGGGCCCCTGCTCGAGGACGCTTTCGCACGTTCCGGACAGGCGGTCACCCTGGTGCGATGA
- a CDS encoding alkaline phosphatase has translation MTAHTPRRWLYPSILAALAALAGCQPAPRAQAPVATGGYPHNVIVMINDGAGWGTWDAAAYWQYGSREGAPYAHFPQRLAVATFPLNASSQPTHDSAQTLGYDAAKAWDATPVPAADLPFAGYQYLAAVATDSAAAGTALSSGIKTYNNAINVDNDGVAVEFNTLRAKRLGMATGVVTSVPFSHATPAAFAAQNASRNNYHAIAHQMLAQGHMDLVMGTGGPGYSVDGRACDDDAGAVKEEGCANPWEWVSQQDWQQLEAGTPIAGNPAGPWRLIRSKEAFAALAQGRVPADRPLIGVPRVASTLQQARQLQVLGRDETTPSGVRKIDSVPDLATMTRGALQFLQQRSSKGLFLMVEGGATDWAAHTSACGTEWHYGQCGDQPQYGRLIEETVEFNDAVSAVVAWIERNGGWQRNLLIVTTDHDNSMPMGPDAQQVAFEPVRNNGRGRMPGMSFRPTGNHSNALVPLWAKGAGAERLTARVRGIDAGYRQHVRWNDGSYIDNTDVAAAVEDVLQRP, from the coding sequence ATGACCGCACACACGCCGCGCCGTTGGCTCTACCCTTCGATTCTGGCCGCGCTGGCAGCCCTCGCCGGCTGCCAGCCGGCACCGCGTGCGCAGGCGCCGGTGGCGACCGGCGGCTACCCGCACAACGTGATCGTGATGATCAACGACGGCGCGGGCTGGGGAACCTGGGATGCCGCCGCGTACTGGCAGTATGGCAGCCGCGAAGGCGCCCCGTACGCGCACTTCCCGCAGCGCCTTGCGGTGGCCACGTTCCCGCTCAACGCCAGCAGCCAGCCCACGCACGATTCGGCGCAGACGCTCGGCTACGACGCCGCGAAAGCATGGGATGCCACCCCGGTACCGGCAGCGGATCTTCCGTTCGCCGGTTATCAGTACCTGGCCGCGGTGGCGACCGACAGCGCCGCGGCGGGCACGGCGTTGTCGTCGGGCATCAAGACGTACAACAACGCCATCAACGTCGACAACGACGGCGTCGCGGTCGAGTTCAACACCCTGCGCGCCAAGCGCCTGGGCATGGCAACCGGTGTGGTCACCTCGGTGCCGTTCTCGCACGCGACACCGGCCGCGTTCGCCGCGCAGAACGCGTCGCGCAACAACTACCATGCCATCGCCCACCAGATGCTGGCGCAGGGCCACATGGACCTGGTCATGGGAACCGGCGGCCCCGGCTACAGCGTCGATGGCCGCGCCTGCGATGACGATGCAGGCGCAGTGAAGGAAGAGGGTTGCGCGAACCCCTGGGAGTGGGTGTCGCAGCAGGACTGGCAGCAGCTGGAAGCAGGCACCCCCATCGCTGGCAATCCTGCCGGACCGTGGCGGTTGATCCGCAGCAAGGAAGCGTTCGCTGCGCTTGCACAGGGGAGGGTGCCAGCCGACCGCCCGTTGATCGGCGTACCGCGTGTGGCCAGCACCCTGCAGCAGGCGCGTCAGCTGCAGGTCCTGGGCAGGGATGAGACCACTCCCTCCGGCGTGAGGAAGATCGACAGCGTGCCGGACCTGGCGACCATGACCCGCGGCGCCCTGCAGTTCCTGCAGCAGCGCTCGTCCAAGGGCCTGTTCCTGATGGTGGAAGGCGGGGCCACCGACTGGGCCGCGCATACCAGCGCGTGCGGCACGGAATGGCATTACGGCCAGTGCGGCGACCAGCCGCAGTACGGCCGCCTGATCGAAGAGACGGTCGAGTTCAACGATGCGGTATCGGCGGTGGTGGCGTGGATCGAGCGCAACGGCGGATGGCAGCGCAATCTGCTGATCGTCACCACCGACCACGACAACAGCATGCCGATGGGCCCCGACGCGCAGCAGGTGGCGTTCGAGCCGGTGCGCAACAACGGGCGCGGGCGGATGCCGGGGATGAGCTTCCGCCCCACCGGCAATCACTCCAACGCACTGGTACCGCTGTGGGCCAAGGGCGCCGGCGCCGAGCGGCTCACCGCCCGCGTGCGCGGCATCGACGCCGGTTACCGCCAGCATGTGCGGTGGAATGATGGCAGCTACATCGACAACACCGACGTGGCTGCCGCAGTGGAGGACGTGCTGCAGCGGCCGTGA
- a CDS encoding TetR/AcrR family transcriptional regulator, translating to MPATDTPTRRRLTREQRARQLLDVAWALVGAEGTDALTLGRLAEAAGVTKPVAYDHFVTRNGLLAALYHDYDQRQTLIFNDRIAAAPAELTARAAAIASGYIDCVLSQGSDVQSILAALVGAPELREVRHCYQQEFIDNCADWLGPFAGDGQVPVEGRWAILGAAEALSEAVANGAIGKADAERELQRVIVSTVVRD from the coding sequence ATGCCTGCCACCGACACCCCCACGCGTCGCCGACTGACCCGCGAGCAGCGGGCCCGCCAGCTGCTGGATGTCGCATGGGCGCTGGTAGGCGCCGAAGGCACCGATGCCTTGACCCTGGGGCGCCTGGCCGAAGCGGCGGGCGTGACCAAGCCGGTGGCCTACGATCACTTCGTGACGCGCAACGGCCTGCTGGCGGCGCTCTACCATGACTACGACCAGCGGCAGACGCTCATTTTCAATGACCGTATCGCCGCGGCGCCGGCAGAACTGACCGCGCGCGCAGCGGCCATCGCGTCCGGTTACATCGACTGCGTGCTGAGCCAGGGCAGCGACGTGCAGAGCATCCTCGCAGCGCTGGTCGGCGCGCCGGAGCTGCGCGAGGTGCGTCACTGCTACCAGCAGGAGTTCATCGACAACTGCGCGGACTGGCTGGGCCCGTTCGCCGGTGACGGCCAGGTACCGGTGGAGGGGCGCTGGGCGATCCTCGGCGCTGCCGAAGCGCTGTCCGAAGCGGTGGCCAATGGCGCGATCGGCAAAGCCGACGCGGAACGCGAACTGCAGCGGGTGATCGTATCCACCGTTGTACGGGACTGA
- a CDS encoding methyl-accepting chemotaxis protein, whose amino-acid sequence MSAAVPLRSLRTRLIAMRSAFPRLLVWLQPHRLSVANKLKATLLVCGAGLVAIAAVHAWTGYASSQAARSQASYQRGSDLAARLATRVAEARRLQTQYARSFDDADRSQLQAAQQALQVDLNALRAMPMDAGRRKALQALTEAAEGFSQGVAALFERVDEMGRGDAGLAAQLQQAADALQQRVDGLDRPALALHLQKMRRQEALLLLDGDSTHADRASEEKLPFDLALAGLPPDVQEALRTGMDAYQSALLGYTAARVGLDVETQSLLETAAGVAPALAAFQQAQVKALALAQARQQAGARTMSVLFALTLLLVAGVLITSLLLVLRAVRRPIQDTLRFASDIADDRLDTTLRVHNANDEIGQLAQRLVDMQQRLRARIETERAMARGNTRVRQALDCAQTGLMVVDAEGQVAYANPALRHVLGLQADALVGTDARDLHPALASLVDARHRQEREISHAGVRYQLIANAIVDDDQFLGVALEWRSRALETLLETEVAALVDAAAQGDLHGRISLQGKHGFVHTLSTSINRLLSTFETNLGDLQALLAALARGDLSVRMEGELQGVFARMRDDANATVAQLGRIVTRIQRAAASLDSGVGEIVAGHHDLSQRTEQQAANLEETAASMHELTDTVGRNADAAERADALVQGAAAVAQRGGVAVGQVVETMQGISEASHRIGDITQLIDGIAFQTNILALNAAVEAARAGEQGRSFAVVAAEVRLLAQRSAEAARQIKALIEDSVARVGQGSVQAAQAGTTMDEIVGSVQQLADLLAGIRSASQDQHAGIAQVNHAIVQMEASTQRNASLVEDAGSSTAQMQAQVRALAEAVSAFRLQPDRQARAAA is encoded by the coding sequence ATGTCGGCCGCCGTCCCCCTTCGGTCCCTGCGCACCCGTCTCATCGCGATGCGCTCGGCGTTTCCACGCCTGCTGGTCTGGCTGCAGCCGCATCGACTCAGCGTGGCCAACAAACTCAAGGCCACCCTGCTGGTCTGCGGCGCGGGCCTGGTGGCGATTGCCGCTGTCCATGCCTGGACCGGTTATGCCAGCAGCCAGGCCGCACGCAGTCAGGCCAGTTACCAGCGTGGCAGCGATCTGGCCGCACGCCTGGCGACACGGGTGGCGGAGGCGCGTCGCCTGCAGACCCAGTATGCACGCAGTTTCGACGACGCTGACCGCAGCCAGCTGCAGGCTGCCCAGCAGGCATTGCAGGTCGATCTGAATGCGCTCAGGGCGATGCCGATGGATGCCGGTCGCCGCAAGGCATTGCAGGCGCTCACCGAGGCCGCCGAGGGATTCTCGCAGGGAGTGGCCGCGCTGTTCGAACGTGTGGATGAGATGGGGCGGGGTGATGCCGGCCTGGCTGCACAACTGCAGCAGGCCGCCGATGCCCTGCAGCAGCGGGTGGATGGCCTGGACCGGCCGGCACTGGCGCTGCACCTGCAGAAGATGCGGCGCCAGGAAGCGCTGCTGCTGCTCGATGGCGATTCGACTCATGCCGACCGTGCAAGCGAAGAGAAGCTGCCGTTCGATCTGGCGCTGGCGGGGCTGCCGCCCGACGTGCAGGAGGCGCTCCGCACCGGCATGGACGCCTATCAGTCGGCACTGCTCGGCTATACCGCTGCCCGCGTCGGCCTTGACGTGGAGACGCAATCGCTGCTGGAGACGGCTGCCGGCGTGGCGCCCGCGCTCGCCGCCTTCCAGCAGGCACAGGTGAAGGCGCTGGCCCTGGCGCAGGCGCGGCAGCAGGCCGGTGCACGCACCATGAGCGTGCTGTTCGCCCTCACCCTGCTGCTGGTGGCCGGCGTGCTGATCACCAGCCTGCTGCTGGTGCTGCGCGCGGTGCGCAGGCCGATCCAGGATACCCTGCGGTTCGCCAGCGACATCGCCGATGACCGGCTCGATACCACGTTGCGCGTGCACAACGCCAACGACGAGATCGGCCAGCTGGCACAGCGCCTGGTGGACATGCAGCAGCGGCTGCGTGCGCGCATCGAGACCGAGCGTGCGATGGCCCGTGGCAACACGCGCGTACGCCAGGCCCTGGACTGCGCGCAGACCGGGCTGATGGTGGTCGATGCCGAAGGCCAGGTGGCCTACGCCAATCCTGCGTTGCGGCACGTGCTGGGCCTGCAGGCCGACGCGCTGGTCGGCACTGACGCGCGGGACCTGCATCCGGCCCTGGCCAGCCTGGTCGACGCGCGCCACCGCCAGGAGCGGGAAATCAGTCATGCCGGTGTGCGCTATCAGTTGATCGCCAATGCCATCGTCGATGACGACCAGTTCCTGGGCGTGGCGCTGGAGTGGCGCAGCCGTGCGCTGGAAACGCTGCTGGAGACCGAGGTGGCGGCACTGGTCGACGCTGCCGCGCAGGGTGACCTGCACGGGCGCATTTCGCTGCAGGGCAAGCACGGTTTCGTGCATACGCTGTCCACCAGCATCAACCGCCTGCTGTCCACCTTTGAAACCAACCTGGGGGACCTGCAGGCACTGCTGGCGGCGTTGGCCCGTGGGGATCTCAGCGTACGCATGGAAGGCGAGCTGCAGGGCGTGTTCGCACGCATGCGCGACGATGCCAATGCAACCGTCGCACAGCTCGGCCGCATCGTGACCCGCATCCAGCGCGCCGCTGCCAGCCTGGACAGCGGTGTCGGTGAAATCGTTGCCGGCCATCACGACCTCTCGCAGCGTACCGAGCAGCAGGCGGCCAATCTGGAAGAGACCGCAGCCTCGATGCATGAGCTGACCGACACCGTCGGCCGCAACGCCGACGCCGCCGAACGTGCCGACGCGCTGGTGCAGGGGGCTGCAGCGGTTGCACAGCGGGGTGGGGTGGCCGTCGGTCAGGTGGTGGAGACCATGCAGGGCATCAGTGAAGCATCTCACCGCATCGGGGACATCACCCAGTTGATCGACGGCATCGCATTCCAGACCAACATCCTTGCGCTCAACGCCGCCGTGGAGGCTGCGCGTGCCGGAGAGCAGGGCCGCAGTTTCGCGGTGGTGGCGGCGGAAGTGCGTCTGCTCGCGCAGCGCAGTGCCGAGGCAGCCAGGCAGATCAAGGCGCTGATCGAGGATTCCGTGGCACGCGTCGGCCAGGGCAGCGTGCAGGCCGCGCAGGCGGGCACCACCATGGACGAGATC
- a CDS encoding GIY-YIG nuclease family protein has translation MEPQIRIDGRVFAYVFPCAWEDYAKIGFSRDPLGRISALHRRWFEFFDLCAGALVEAETERDARDLELELRAPFRAHRAPAPMTVQDKAGGRTEWVRGANQALSDAVRTLDGRGYRTFPLRPWLRAAMVQRLDRLHDWAALQLPEEESLRMPGSPGPAVLRDTLDGYRALDIDPLPSLPPHVQAWYGH, from the coding sequence ATGGAACCGCAGATCCGCATCGATGGTCGTGTCTTCGCCTACGTCTTTCCCTGCGCCTGGGAGGATTACGCCAAGATCGGCTTCTCGCGTGACCCGCTCGGTCGCATCAGCGCACTGCATCGGCGCTGGTTCGAGTTCTTCGATCTGTGCGCCGGGGCGCTGGTGGAGGCGGAAACCGAGCGCGATGCGCGTGACCTGGAGCTGGAGCTGCGTGCCCCCTTCCGAGCCCATCGCGCGCCGGCACCGATGACCGTGCAGGACAAGGCCGGCGGACGCACCGAATGGGTGCGTGGCGCGAACCAGGCCCTGTCCGATGCTGTGCGTACGCTGGATGGGCGCGGATATCGGACCTTCCCGCTGCGCCCCTGGCTGCGCGCCGCCATGGTCCAGCGGCTGGATCGCCTGCATGACTGGGCCGCCCTGCAGCTGCCGGAAGAGGAAAGCCTGCGCATGCCGGGCAGCCCCGGACCGGCGGTGCTGCGCGATACCCTCGATGGCTATCGCGCGCTGGACATCGACCCGCTGCCATCGCTGCCGCCCCATGTGCAGGCCTGGTACGGGCACTAG
- a CDS encoding arylamine N-acetyltransferase family protein — translation MTPLDVPRYLQRLQLDAPPSLDLAGLTLLVQRHNALLPFETLSSLLRDAVPIDLDSVQHKLLDQQRGGYCFELNGGLLALLQAVGFDAQPLSARVLLAAQDDAPTARTHLLLRVHVEGEDWLVDAGFGGLTPTVPLRLHETAPQTTPHESFQLQQLPGGDDFVLSAQAGDAWRALYRFDLRPPAPIDNVVANWYVCTHPDSGFPGQLRASLAGPDWRRTIGSGNYTEYRPGQAPLKRPLRDAADVRDVLQSAFGLRVPDDARLDPAITDWLQRSHAASR, via the coding sequence ATGACCCCGCTCGACGTCCCCCGTTATCTTCAGCGCCTGCAACTGGATGCTCCGCCGTCGCTGGACCTTGCCGGACTGACCCTGCTGGTGCAGCGCCACAACGCCCTGCTCCCTTTTGAAACCCTCAGCAGCCTGCTGCGCGACGCGGTGCCGATCGATCTGGACAGCGTGCAGCACAAGCTTCTCGACCAGCAGCGCGGCGGTTACTGCTTTGAACTCAACGGCGGCCTGCTGGCGCTCCTGCAGGCAGTGGGCTTCGACGCACAGCCGCTGAGCGCGCGCGTGCTGCTGGCAGCACAGGACGATGCCCCGACGGCGCGTACCCACCTGCTGCTGCGCGTGCACGTGGAGGGAGAGGACTGGCTGGTCGATGCCGGCTTCGGTGGCCTGACGCCGACGGTGCCACTGCGGCTGCACGAAACGGCGCCGCAAACCACGCCGCATGAGTCTTTCCAGCTGCAGCAGCTGCCGGGCGGGGACGATTTCGTGCTGTCCGCCCAGGCGGGCGACGCATGGCGGGCGCTGTACCGCTTCGACCTGCGGCCGCCAGCGCCGATCGACAACGTGGTGGCCAACTGGTACGTGTGCACGCACCCGGATTCGGGTTTCCCTGGCCAGCTGCGCGCCTCACTGGCCGGCCCGGACTGGCGGCGCACCATCGGCAGTGGCAACTACACCGAGTACCGCCCCGGGCAGGCGCCGCTCAAGCGCCCGCTGCGCGATGCCGCCGACGTGCGCGACGTGCTGCAGTCGGCATTCGGCCTGCGCGTGCCGGACGATGCGCGGCTCGATCCGGCGATCACCGATTGGCTGCAGCGCTCGCACGCCGCATCACGGTAG
- a CDS encoding D-alanyl-D-alanine carboxypeptidase family protein, translating to MPSPRPPVSSITLDAGSFAVIHQENADLQRPPASLTKLMTAYAAYEQVASGAAGWEMPVTVAAEDVQAVADDETRMGLVPGETVTLGRLLQGMLVVSGNDAALVLARHLHGSQAAYLQHMNALARRLGLGSTWFASVSGITTPRHVSSARDMAVLAGRLLADHPQVLAITAQPAFAHGTFSRSNQNALLADEGVDGLKTGYTRAAGFCLAATARRPIAGHAQPVRLITVVLGSEDREARDARVRRHLASGFAALAGDTVAEA from the coding sequence ATGCCGTCTCCACGTCCCCCGGTCTCCTCGATCACCCTGGATGCCGGCAGCTTCGCGGTCATCCACCAGGAGAACGCCGACCTGCAGCGTCCGCCTGCTTCACTGACCAAACTGATGACCGCGTACGCAGCCTACGAACAGGTCGCATCCGGCGCCGCCGGTTGGGAGATGCCGGTGACCGTTGCCGCCGAGGACGTGCAGGCGGTTGCTGACGATGAAACGCGCATGGGCCTGGTGCCCGGCGAAACGGTCACGCTGGGCCGGCTGCTGCAGGGCATGCTGGTGGTATCGGGCAACGACGCGGCCCTTGTGCTTGCCCGCCATCTGCACGGCTCGCAGGCGGCGTACCTGCAGCACATGAACGCGCTGGCGCGGCGTCTCGGCCTGGGCAGTACCTGGTTCGCGTCGGTGTCCGGCATCACCACGCCGCGGCACGTATCCAGCGCACGCGACATGGCGGTGCTGGCGGGCCGCCTGCTGGCAGATCATCCGCAGGTGCTGGCCATCACCGCACAGCCGGCGTTCGCGCACGGGACGTTCAGCCGCAGCAACCAGAACGCACTGCTCGCCGATGAAGGTGTGGACGGCCTGAAGACCGGCTATACCCGCGCGGCCGGGTTCTGCCTGGCGGCTACGGCGCGCCGCCCCATCGCCGGACACGCGCAGCCGGTGCGATTGATCACCGTGGTGCTTGGCTCGGAAGACCGCGAAGCACGCGATGCGCGGGTGCGCAGGCATCTTGCCAGTGGATTCGCCGCGTTGGCCGGCGACACCGTCGCAGAAGCCTGA
- a CDS encoding LysR substrate-binding domain-containing protein — translation MSRPPLHALQGFVAAARLGNLSRAAASMNLTVSALSHQMRQLEERLGQPLLVRQARGVALTLEGQRLLDRVGPHLDAINEVFQRYAARAEHVLTISAVPSMASAWLVPRLGHFVAAHPQIEINLQSSERLVDFDRQLQFDAALRVGGGQWAGLVVERLFDEWLVPMASPALIARMGGIDRAPLAQWPLLGDPDGAWAAWFALIGQSPPSRFVAVLDDSEAHHRAALDGVGVALGRLTRARLLLDSGQLVALSEQRLKTAWPHWLVYPQRSARHRGFLAFREWLHAQASEHARHMETQG, via the coding sequence ATGTCCCGCCCACCCCTCCATGCCCTGCAGGGTTTCGTGGCTGCCGCGCGCCTGGGCAACCTGTCACGCGCCGCGGCGTCGATGAACCTGACCGTCAGCGCGCTCAGCCACCAGATGCGGCAGCTCGAAGAACGCCTCGGCCAGCCGCTGCTGGTCCGCCAGGCGCGCGGGGTCGCACTGACCCTGGAGGGCCAGCGCCTGCTCGATCGGGTCGGGCCGCACCTGGATGCAATCAACGAGGTGTTCCAGCGCTACGCCGCGCGCGCCGAACATGTGCTGACGATCAGCGCCGTACCGTCGATGGCCTCCGCATGGCTGGTGCCACGGCTGGGTCATTTCGTCGCCGCACACCCGCAGATCGAGATCAACCTGCAGTCCAGCGAACGTCTTGTCGATTTCGATCGGCAGCTGCAGTTCGACGCGGCCTTGCGCGTAGGCGGCGGGCAATGGGCCGGGCTGGTGGTCGAGCGGCTGTTCGATGAGTGGCTGGTGCCGATGGCCAGCCCGGCGCTGATCGCGCGGATGGGCGGCATCGACCGTGCTCCACTGGCGCAGTGGCCGCTGCTGGGCGATCCGGATGGCGCATGGGCCGCGTGGTTTGCCCTGATCGGGCAGAGCCCCCCTTCGCGGTTCGTGGCGGTGCTCGACGATTCGGAAGCGCATCACCGTGCAGCGCTCGATGGCGTCGGTGTGGCCTTGGGCCGGCTGACGCGCGCGCGCCTGCTGCTGGATTCGGGCCAGCTGGTCGCGCTGTCGGAGCAGCGGCTGAAAACCGCCTGGCCGCACTGGCTGGTGTATCCGCAGCGCTCGGCGCGCCACCGTGGATTCCTCGCCTTCCGTGAGTGGTTGCATGCGCAGGCCAGCGAGCATGCGCGGCACATGGAGACGCAGGGCTGA